Genomic segment of Candidatus Ancaeobacter aquaticus:
TGCAAAAGTGGTCGCGTTTCATCCGCATACACGGCAAATTTCTTACCTTGCTCATGTGCCGCATACATTACCGCTAACGCAGTACCCATCCCTGCTGTCGCAAGTGCACCAGCGTTACAGTGAGTCATAACGGTCGCACCGTCTTCAAGTAACACAGCGCCGTTATCCCCAAGTTTTTTACATATTTCTTTATCTTCTGAAAGTATCTCCACAGCCTCTTTGGTTATAAGATCGCGGAGTGATTCAATATCATTTGAGTTGTCATTATCAATCACTTTTTTTATGCGTTTAAGCCCCCAGAACAGATTTACGGCTGTAGGTCGTGATGTTGCCATATAAGATATCGTTTCCTGAATACGTTTTCTAAATTCTTCAATATTAGTACCTTCGTATACATGAGCATCTAAGGCAACGGCTAATGCGCCAATAACTCCAAGGAGTGGGGCACCCCTCACCCTCAGCATCTTAATTGCTTCCCACAATTCTTCACGAGTCTTGCAATTAATATATATCAATTCTTCCGGAAGTTTTGTTTGATCAAGTATCTTTACCGATTTTTCATTCCATTCAACTGTCTTTACCACCATAAAATCTCCTCCTTAATAAATTTCAATATTCAAATACCAAACAAATAACGGTACTGGTTTCTCCTGACTTACACCGCGTAGGAGTAACAAGTTCCACCTACGCGGTGAATACTCCATTCTATACGCTATGCGCTATCGATTCACATCCCATCTCTTCCACCGCGTAGGAGCCACTTTGTGTCACCTACGCGGTGAATACTCCACTCTATACGCTATGCGCTAAACGCTCTACGCTATGCGCTATTAATTACATATTCTTCAATATAAGAAATGTCAATAATATCGCAACAGTATTATTTAGCATATGAAATACAATTGGCGCTATTAATGTACCTGTTCTTTCATATAGATACGCAAGTATTATACCAAGTCCCATGACAGGAATAAACTGTGACATATTAAAATGTATAGCGCCAAATATTATAGCACTCATGCAGAGAGACTGTGTCACACCGAGATATTTTCTGAGGACCGTATAAATAAATCCGCGAAATACTATTTCCTCATAGAGTGGCGCAAAAACTGTTGCAACAAGCACTAAATAGATAATTTTATATGCGGATTTTTCGACACTAAATATTTTAACCAGTTCATGCGGCTGCGGACTAATACCAAAGTAACCACATATTACATAGCTCACCACAACTAACAAAAGAAATACAGGGACAAATGCTATATAGGCAACTATTCCAGTAAGAGCATTCCCAAACCAACTATGCAGTGAGAGCCCTATGCTCGTAACGGATAAAGAGTACTTCTTTATAAGCGACCGATACATACCGCAAGCCATAATCAAGTAAACCCCTAGTGTCCCGACAACCAGTCCCCCCATAGAAATAAGTCGACCAGAGATAATAGAAGAGGTAACACAGACATATAAAACTGCGTGTATAACCGTAAATATAAATAAGAAAAGTACCGTCATACGCGCAATATCTGATAAAGTCCACGGCACAAGATTGACACCACGCAATAATGTCTTCTCTTTAACAACGAGCTTATTAACTAACAACAGAAAATTAGTTATTAGCCCAAGTCCTACCCCGCCTATTACTGCAACATAGAAAACAAAGATAATATGCGGAGGTAAAGCACTGCTACTGAACACATCGGTTAATTCTGTCTGAACATTCTCTTTCTGAGGAATATTGTCTTTGTGGGTAGCCGGCGCGACCGTAAGAAAAAGCCATAACACAATTATCCCAATACCCATCAGATAATATATACTATCGCTTCTTGTTGCATTCATAACAAAACCTTACATATCAACATTCACAACTTCCACATCCTTAGGCAATGTGAGATAAAATTGTGATTGTGGCACACCAGAATTCACTTTAATATTAAAAAGCTCAGTTGTTGAATTATCTCCGTTCAATTCAACAATATAAAATTTTTCAGGGATCCATGACGTTTCTCTCACCCATATCTTTATTTTGTAAAATGTGTTCTTTTCACGTTCAGCGATCGGGGCTAAATCTAAAACATATTTTTTACCCTCTGGGGTCTCTTCAGTATCTACCAATGCTATAGAAAAATCTTTTTTTAGATTTTCCACTGCTCGGTCAAACCCAAATATAAGTGATATTCCCTTAGGACTATTTTCAACATCGATTTTTTGGGCCTGCTTGATATCCGGCACATACATTAATGTCTCTTTTTCATTAACGACAATAAGGCTTCGGTCAGGAGAATAAAACTCCCAGTACATCATGCGAGGTTTTTTATATTTAAAGACACCTTTAAACTCTACCGTATCATCAAAGTCAGTAAATACTTTTGTTTGCACAATATCTGCGGTGAGATCTTTGATGTTTTTTTCGGTACGTTCCATCTCAGAAAGGACCGTATCAAGTGTTCTCTCATCTTGGGGAGTGGTGATTTCTTTCGCGTACGCGTACGAGAACACTAGCAAGATCATACATATACTGATTATTTTGATAGAGAAATATTTCATTTACCAATTTCAATCCTTTCCACACCTTTAACAGAATCCAAAGAAAACACACCATCACTAAACGTTTGATTAAACGATGTCTTTAATAAATTTATACGCACCCATGTTCCTGTTTTAGGGCGTACAAAAACAATTTGCTGTGGAAAACTCACATCATCGCGCACTGTATATTTTTCATAGTAAACTTCAAAAGAGACGTTGCCGTCATTTTTATAATACGCTTGCTGTAATATCTTATGTGATTCAAGACTGATCACAATCTTTCTTTTCATGAAATACCTGAAATAGCCCGAATCTGAAAGATACTTATTCAGCACGTTTACTACACAGCTTTCACCGCTCCGCTCGAGAAAAACAATCTCCTCATCAGAATCATCGTCCACATTATCAAACGTCATTGCTGAAATAAGACTCATTGGATCAACATCTAACTTAATTGATGACGAAGAATCGTCCTCATAGGTTCCCGTATATAATTTCTTTTCTTTTGGAATATAAAACCAAAACTCTTCGCCGTTTGACGCCAAATCAAACAATGTCGGGACAAAAGGCTTATACCCCTTCATTCTTATCTTATCCGGTCTTAAGAGCATCATCTTGCCTTTACAAAATTGTGTATCAGGAATGAGGTTGCTCTTAATTTCGATCTGAATATCAGATTTTAAGGCACTAAACTCAGACGATTGGACATGTACAATATCCAGTGCTTCCTTAAAGCTTAATTGCTGCAGTTTCACCGGCCTCAATTCATTAATAATGGTTTTTTTCTGTGCCGCGCACCCGCACATCGTTATACATACTGCGATAATGAAAACTTTCATTCTTGTCATTTGAGTTAACCCCTTCTTAAAGACATTCGTTTAATCTAGAAATTATTCACTTTTTGTGGACACCTGCTGTGGTATTGTGGGTATAACCATACCGTAAACTAGGCAAAATGACAACGAACAAAATGACCAGGCATTTTTTCGTTGTAGTGAGGTGCATTTTCTTTACATTCATCTTTGATATAAGGACATCTATCGCAAAACACACATCCTTGACTATAATTGTCCGAGGGCTTACTTCCCTCATCCTCTAATATTACATTATTATCCGCATCGTTTTTACCAATGGCCGGTATTGCAGAAAGAAGCGCTTTAGTATACGGATGAAGTGCTTTCGTATATACATCTTCACCGCGTGCATACTCCATAATCTGTCCCCTATACATCACTGCAACATAATCACTTACATGGTAAACCACACTCAGATCATGTGAAATAAACAGATATGAAAGTTTCAGTTTTTCCTTTATCGATTGCAGAAGATTAATCACCTGTGCCTGTATCGACACATCTAATGAGCTGACCGGTTCGTCACAAACTATAAAACGAGGGTTCAGTGCAAGCGCACGTGCAATGCCAAGGCGTTGACGTTGTCCACCGCTAAATTCATGAGGATATCTATTGAGAATGTTTCCCGGAAGGCCAACCATATCAAGAAGTTCAACAACCTTTTGCTGTAAGACTTTTTTTGATTCACATAAATTGAATACTTTAAGTCCCTCACCTACAATATCATGGACCGTAAAACGTGGATTAAGAGACCCAAACGGGTCCTGAAATATTATCTGCATATCTTTACGAAAAGAACGCATCTTCCCCTTTTTTAGTGAAGAAATATCTTTTCCGTCAAACAGTATATTACCACTATCAGGGTTAATGAGCCGCAAAATGAGTCTTCCTAACGTCGTTTTTCCGCAACCGCTCTCACCGACAAGACCGAGCGTTGTGGCCGGCATTATTTTAAAACTCACCCCATCTACTGCCCGTACCCAGTCAACAGGACGAGGGATTATCCCTTTTGTTACCGGATAATACTTTTTCAGGTCACGAGTTTCCAGTATCGGTGAAGCTTCCATATATAACAATACTCCATTTTATTATTCTGCGAAATGACATGCCGCATAGTGAGCGTTACTAACCTCTCTTAAAAGCGGTTTTACTTCTTCACATATTCCTTCTTTTTTAAAACATCGCGGGTGAAACGGACATCCAGACGGTTTTGCTGCTGGGTCTGGTACGCTTCCCGGTATCGTATCAAGACGCTCTTTTTTTGTTCCTAGTCGTGGTATAGATTTTAACAATCCTTCACTGTACGGATGCAGCGGTTGCGAAAATAGTGTCTGCGCGTCACACGTCTCAACTATTCCTCCCGCATACATAACAGCAATCCTGTCGGCTAAATCAGATACAATGCCAAGATTGTGAGTAATCAACAGAACCGACATCTTATGTTCAACTCTGAACTTCCTGAAAAGTTTCATAATCTCTGCCTGAATCGTTACATCAAGCGCTGTTGTGGGCTCGTCTGCAATCAATAACTTTGGAGAACACGCCGTTGCAATAGCAATCATTATTCTTTGACGCATACCGCCGCTCAATTGATGCGGATAGCTTTTATATATCCTTTCGGGGTTTGGTATTTCAACTTTATCTATGA
This window contains:
- the mtnA gene encoding S-methyl-5-thioribose-1-phosphate isomerase, producing the protein MVVKTVEWNEKSVKILDQTKLPEELIYINCKTREELWEAIKMLRVRGAPLLGVIGALAVALDAHVYEGTNIEEFRKRIQETISYMATSRPTAVNLFWGLKRIKKVIDNDNSNDIESLRDLITKEAVEILSEDKEICKKLGDNGAVLLEDGATVMTHCNAGALATAGMGTALAVMYAAHEQGKKFAVYADETRPLLQGARLTAWELKESGIDVTLICDNMVGSVMKNKGVDCVIVGADRIAMNGDTANKIGTYNIAVLAKHHNIPFYIVAPISTVDSCIETGSEIPIEERGPEEITHGFGKRTAPLDIKTFSPAFDVTPGELITAIVTERGIVWPPYNENMKKVMEI
- a CDS encoding CPBP family intramembrane metalloprotease, yielding MNATRSDSIYYLMGIGIIVLWLFLTVAPATHKDNIPQKENVQTELTDVFSSSALPPHIIFVFYVAVIGGVGLGLITNFLLLVNKLVVKEKTLLRGVNLVPWTLSDIARMTVLFLFIFTVIHAVLYVCVTSSIISGRLISMGGLVVGTLGVYLIMACGMYRSLIKKYSLSVTSIGLSLHSWFGNALTGIVAYIAFVPVFLLLVVVSYVICGYFGISPQPHELVKIFSVEKSAYKIIYLVLVATVFAPLYEEIVFRGFIYTVLRKYLGVTQSLCMSAIIFGAIHFNMSQFIPVMGLGIILAYLYERTGTLIAPIVFHMLNNTVAILLTFLILKNM
- a CDS encoding outer membrane lipoprotein carrier protein LolA, producing MKYFSIKIISICMILLVFSYAYAKEITTPQDERTLDTVLSEMERTEKNIKDLTADIVQTKVFTDFDDTVEFKGVFKYKKPRMMYWEFYSPDRSLIVVNEKETLMYVPDIKQAQKIDVENSPKGISLIFGFDRAVENLKKDFSIALVDTEETPEGKKYVLDLAPIAEREKNTFYKIKIWVRETSWIPEKFYIVELNGDNSTTELFNIKVNSGVPQSQFYLTLPKDVEVVNVDM
- a CDS encoding ABC transporter ATP-binding protein gives rise to the protein MEASPILETRDLKKYYPVTKGIIPRPVDWVRAVDGVSFKIMPATTLGLVGESGCGKTTLGRLILRLINPDSGNILFDGKDISSLKKGKMRSFRKDMQIIFQDPFGSLNPRFTVHDIVGEGLKVFNLCESKKVLQQKVVELLDMVGLPGNILNRYPHEFSGGQRQRLGIARALALNPRFIVCDEPVSSLDVSIQAQVINLLQSIKEKLKLSYLFISHDLSVVYHVSDYVAVMYRGQIMEYARGEDVYTKALHPYTKALLSAIPAIGKNDADNNVILEDEGSKPSDNYSQGCVFCDRCPYIKDECKENAPHYNEKMPGHFVRCHFA
- a CDS encoding ABC transporter ATP-binding protein — translated: MNPLLQVKNLKTYFQKDSVISKAVDGVSFEIGEGETFALVGESGCGKSVTSLSIMRLITNPPGKIVDGEILFEGRDILRMKEKEVRALRGKEIAMIFQEPMSSLNPVFTAGYQIAEMLKTHFNLTRSEVTERVLSLIDKVEIPNPERIYKSYPHQLSGGMRQRIMIAIATACSPKLLIADEPTTALDVTIQAEIMKLFRKFRVEHKMSVLLITHNLGIVSDLADRIAVMYAGGIVETCDAQTLFSQPLHPYSEGLLKSIPRLGTKKERLDTIPGSVPDPAAKPSGCPFHPRCFKKEGICEEVKPLLREVSNAHYAACHFAE